The Paenibacillus polymyxa M1 DNA segment TTTGGAATTAAAAAATCGCAGTACAAAAATCTGCCAGCTCTTTTTGTACAAACCTTGAAGGAATTAATGATCAGCGAAGGGTTTGATGAACAGATTGTTAAGGCATACATACAGGAAGGCGAGCAGATGCTGGCGACTACGACGAACAGACATAGTGTGATGGTAACCTTAGATGAGATTATATTTATTATGAAGGAACTGGATATGGAGCATGGATGCGAGCTGGAAAAGAATCAATGGAATAACCGAATTGTGTTCAAAACGGATCAATACAAGTACCCGATTGATGTTTTTAAGGAACTGCTAGAAAAGCATTATAAAGTAGAGAGTAGTTGAGCGTTTACATATGGATGGTTTGTAGTCCCAAGCTGTCCTGACTTTTAGAGGATTTATGCTGATTAGGACATGCCAAAAGAGTATCCTCAAAGTTCATGCGGGCAGGGGATGCCTTTTTTTATAACTCACAGGATAGCAACGCTTGCGATGAAATGAATCATAGCGCAATAAACGGTACACTTTGGTAGAATGAAATGATAAAGGGTTTGACACCATTGTTCAGACTTATAAAACGGGGGGTACATAACGAAGGATGAAGAGGATTATTGATGTTGCCAAAGAAGCAGGAATTGAAGAAGAGCATCTGGAGACGTATGGCAAATATAAAGCGAAGCTGAATCCATCTCTATGGGAGCAGTTAAAGGATCGCCCGAATGGAAAGCTGGTGCTGGTTACGGCGATGAATCCCACTCCGGCTGGAGAAGGAAAAACACTGACAACCATCGGGCTGGCACAGGCCCTAAATACGATGGGGCATAAAACCGTTGCTGCACTGCGTGAGCCGTCTCTTGGGCCTTGCTTTGGGATGAAAGGGGGAGCAACCGGGGGAGGACAGGCCCAGATTGTTCCGGCGGAAGACATTAATCTGCATTTTACAGGGGATATCCATGCCATTTCAGCTGCGCATAATTTGCTGTCAGCGATGATTGATAACCATTTGTTCCATGGAAATGCTTTGCGGCTGAAGCCAGACCGAATTGTGTGGAAACGGACTGTCGA contains these protein-coding regions:
- a CDS encoding DUF6933 domain-containing protein translates to MFVIRGTEKLLKEWETEPLQVDIYPPLNSWHARLFLLNRRKNIVFMHDISRLSVTLFGIKKSQYKNLPALFVQTLKELMISEGFDEQIVKAYIQEGEQMLATTTNRHSVMVTLDEIIFIMKELDMEHGCELEKNQWNNRIVFKTDQYKYPIDVFKELLEKHYKVESS